A single region of the Lactobacillus isalae genome encodes:
- a CDS encoding phage major capsid protein yields MLKEKIKEATAKYNDLVQKRSALLKDADTASEVKDIKEIRSKITGLNTELDQAKADLDDLKELEKEEQRSIAPEVNEGPHHRGGGSSKDKLEIQKRAINAYIHTRDASNATEVGLKSEDAEVTIPKDIQYIPTEEVKTVTDLSKLVTQFTPTTASGTYPIVKRATAKLHTVAELEKNPELAKPEFIKREWKVDTYRGAIPLSQESIEDSAADLIGIVSNNAMEQKINTTNAAISTILQSFTAKSVSGSDVDAIKHILNVDLDPAYQRTIIASQSFYQYLDTLKDKNGRYLLNDPITTDSPAMLLGVSVIVVEDNLLGKDGEAHAFIGDIKRAVLYANRSDIQIRWVDNDIYGTYLRASVRFGVVKADENAGYFVTAGTAGN; encoded by the coding sequence ATGCTAAAAGAAAAGATTAAGGAAGCTACAGCTAAATACAATGATTTAGTTCAAAAGCGTAGCGCCTTATTGAAGGATGCAGATACTGCTTCTGAAGTAAAGGATATTAAAGAAATTCGTTCTAAGATTACTGGTCTTAATACTGAATTAGATCAAGCTAAAGCTGACCTAGACGATTTAAAAGAACTAGAAAAAGAAGAACAACGCTCAATTGCTCCTGAGGTTAATGAAGGGCCTCATCACCGTGGCGGTGGTTCAAGTAAAGATAAGTTGGAAATTCAAAAACGAGCTATTAATGCTTATATTCACACTCGTGATGCTTCTAATGCTACTGAAGTTGGATTGAAATCAGAAGATGCTGAAGTAACCATTCCAAAGGATATTCAGTACATTCCTACTGAAGAAGTTAAAACTGTTACTGATTTATCTAAATTAGTAACTCAATTTACTCCTACTACTGCTTCAGGAACTTATCCAATTGTAAAACGTGCTACTGCTAAATTGCATACAGTAGCTGAATTAGAAAAGAACCCAGAATTGGCAAAGCCTGAATTTATTAAACGCGAATGGAAAGTAGATACTTACCGTGGCGCTATTCCGCTGTCACAAGAATCTATTGAAGATTCGGCTGCCGATTTAATTGGTATTGTTTCAAATAACGCAATGGAACAAAAAATTAATACTACTAATGCTGCTATTTCAACTATTTTACAAAGTTTTACTGCTAAATCTGTTTCAGGTAGTGATGTAGATGCGATTAAACACATTTTGAATGTAGATTTAGATCCAGCATATCAACGTACTATTATTGCATCACAAAGCTTCTATCAATACTTAGATACTTTAAAGGATAAAAACGGTCGCTATTTACTTAATGATCCAATTACTACTGATTCTCCAGCAATGTTGTTAGGTGTATCTGTAATTGTAGTTGAAGATAATTTATTAGGTAAGGATGGCGAAGCACATGCCTTTATTGGAGATATTAAACGTGCAGTGCTTTATGCTAACCGTTCTGATATTCAAATTAGATGGGTGGATAACGATATTTACGGTACTTATTTACGTGCATCAGTAAGATTCGGAGTAGTTAAAGCTGACGAAAATGCAGGTTACTTTGTAACCGCTGGTACAGCGGGAAATTAA
- a CDS encoding phage portal protein has protein sequence MTFFRPLTAFNDSGSFIDFNDSNPRYVPIDKLRNSDVFTAVNVISNDIATNPIKLESDNVNHIADDNFSDLNYLLNVKPNDYVSARDFKYALCANLLLTGNAYARILRSKRRNKPMALILLRPSWVDVEVEDLTGQIRYYIQDNTHDPYYLDPEDIIHIKMLTTNGMIGASPLYSLVDELSMQRQGNKLLNDFFGSGINGSAILKLPGDPTPDSRDNVRKKWLEANTGNKTHRVMVLSSREEYTPVEIDTSILKIVNSNDYTTKQIAKAFGIPVSRLGLENAHTSLPQSNLDYIQNSLDHYFNRFTSEFNIKLLSFQQAKKYHFEFDVSRLMELDTETNMKQTLDWYKSGLLDDNEARRRLGYAPYKDVMSGTRVIMSNFVPIENIRENFPNNVIKGNQYDDNGKPTDEEHFEQTGQGNVVKVKTGKGNDTNGDQKLNSDAESGSGDKKDSRNGSGIQPKK, from the coding sequence ATGACCTTTTTTCGTCCGTTAACAGCGTTTAACGATTCAGGATCTTTTATTGATTTCAATGATAGTAATCCGCGATATGTTCCAATTGACAAGTTACGGAATTCAGACGTATTTACAGCCGTCAACGTCATTTCTAACGATATCGCAACTAATCCCATTAAGCTTGAAAGTGATAATGTCAACCACATTGCAGATGATAATTTTAGTGACTTAAACTACTTGCTTAATGTAAAACCTAATGATTATGTTTCTGCACGAGATTTTAAGTATGCATTATGTGCGAACTTGCTACTTACAGGAAATGCCTATGCTAGAATTCTTAGATCAAAGCGTAGAAATAAACCGATGGCTTTAATTCTACTTAGACCAAGTTGGGTTGATGTAGAAGTGGAAGACCTAACAGGGCAGATTAGATACTACATTCAAGACAATACTCATGATCCGTATTACTTAGATCCTGAGGACATTATTCATATAAAAATGCTTACCACTAATGGAATGATAGGAGCTAGTCCTCTTTATTCATTAGTTGATGAGTTATCAATGCAAAGACAAGGAAATAAGTTACTTAACGACTTCTTTGGTTCAGGAATTAATGGTTCAGCAATCCTTAAATTGCCAGGAGACCCTACACCTGATTCTAGAGACAATGTGCGAAAAAAATGGCTTGAAGCAAACACTGGTAACAAAACACACCGAGTAATGGTGCTTAGTTCACGGGAAGAATACACTCCCGTAGAAATCGATACTTCCATTTTAAAAATCGTCAATTCCAATGATTACACTACCAAGCAGATTGCAAAAGCGTTTGGTATACCAGTTTCTCGTTTAGGACTAGAAAACGCACATACATCACTTCCACAATCAAACCTAGATTACATTCAAAACTCATTAGATCACTACTTCAATCGTTTTACTTCTGAATTTAATATCAAACTTCTGTCATTTCAACAAGCTAAGAAGTATCACTTTGAGTTTGATGTATCTCGTTTAATGGAGCTTGATACCGAAACAAATATGAAGCAAACACTTGATTGGTATAAGAGTGGATTGCTTGATGACAATGAAGCTCGTAGAAGACTTGGATATGCACCTTATAAAGATGTCATGTCTGGTACTCGTGTAATTATGAGTAACTTTGTTCCTATTGAAAACATCAGAGAGAATTTTCCTAATAACGTTATTAAAGGTAATCAATATGACGATAATGGCAAGCCTACTGATGAAGAACATTTTGAACAAACAGGTCAAGGCAATGTCGTAAAGGTTAAGACGGGAAAAGGCAATGACACTAATGGAGATCAGAAACTTAATTCAGATGCCGAAAGTGGATCAGGAGACAAGAAAGATTCAAGGAACGGCAGTGGTATTCAACCAAAGAAGTGA
- a CDS encoding HK97-gp10 family putative phage morphogenesis protein produces MVQGLEDVMSNIRALRDKGQRAQKDALNKMGDTFENTLRENIPVGMQHGYEIHLAEDVKKGTPRMRQGILSLKVGLAGSASTGELPAWYAHFADTGSMKKAPTFFSEKSRDQSIPELKQDVIDQFKKELGS; encoded by the coding sequence ATGGTTCAAGGGCTAGAGGATGTCATGAGTAACATTCGTGCCCTTAGAGATAAGGGACAAAGAGCACAGAAAGATGCTCTTAATAAAATGGGTGATACTTTTGAAAATACCTTACGTGAAAATATACCAGTTGGTATGCAACACGGTTATGAAATTCACTTAGCAGAAGACGTTAAAAAAGGCACTCCACGAATGAGACAAGGTATTTTGTCTCTTAAGGTCGGACTGGCTGGTTCCGCATCTACTGGTGAATTGCCAGCTTGGTATGCACACTTTGCTGATACTGGATCAATGAAGAAAGCACCAACATTCTTTTCTGAAAAGTCTCGTGACCAATCAATACCTGAATTAAAACAAGACGTAATCGATCAGTTTAAGAAAGAGTTAGGATCATGA
- a CDS encoding phage head closure protein encodes MKNKTVKNKEDGTYEDKLVPIKELWCDVTRSTLKEYRENSGLEEGKDNTIFLVNYMDSREITSDMFIHFNGNDYNIKNIQRDYERFDSTRITGRLVEK; translated from the coding sequence ATGAAAAACAAGACGGTCAAGAATAAGGAAGACGGGACATATGAAGATAAGCTAGTTCCAATTAAAGAACTATGGTGTGATGTCACAAGGTCTACCTTGAAAGAGTATCGCGAAAATAGTGGCTTAGAAGAAGGCAAGGATAACACTATCTTCTTAGTTAACTACATGGATAGTCGAGAGATTACTAGTGATATGTTCATTCATTTTAACGGCAATGACTACAATATTAAAAATATTCAACGCGATTATGAACGCTTTGATAGCACGAGAATAACAGGAAGGTTGGTGGAGAAGTAA
- a CDS encoding phage tail tape measure protein, whose protein sequence is MADELGHISAEIALDINPFLTNQRVLETQIGRTGKLLNNMENSFKTAGSKISANNIFKTQVAQLKMLDKQMSNYQRHMSEVQKSIANGNNTVANQRSLASTATQLQNASIKYDQLRMSAARTLQEQRAASSVFGQASARIGDYGNKIEEAGQKIKGMGSTLGSAVIGAGLYNAAKAAMSFKSEIQGIGPLLSEDGRITSQVTQQLNQMSASSLRWSKQYGISTHEINNAMTELVRRGFTANQTLGSMPAILNASRASGESLGIVMQATASSIEMFGLKANTAAEQTKNTTRVTDVLTVAANKTATSFADIAAAMTYVGPTAAQAHMSIEQIAAAIGALSNKGIEASTAGTTLRQVLSKLTTDTKTNRANMQAIGVDIDEIKKKGVDLPKLIDQINNKLKDKTPTEKMALLNAAFGKLGQGVMALFEKSNKSSKSAGDELRNLQGELEKAGGTTKRIADQMNNTPQAKWERFKQTMHATLIEIGGNMLPAVTGLMKNIQNLAEAFSRLDPATQSAIVKFLALYAAIKPLSAVVGAPIEGIGKLTNGFKKLFDLGAKLKAGSLTSALKEVDSALGKVSDAKGAVTTLQSVGSAAEHSGTKFLGLAGKIENTASKGAELATAIPGTVSGFTALGTGATEATTATATLGSALATTAIGVGAVAGVLAVGYGAYKLYTGVIQPAIDKEREHEYELATWGAVVGKETSESANKFKNFSSQATQAMDKAQSNVKQNADSIKKAFEGMGNEAKKNAKKIEDSIGSTAKYLGGDAGKYLKGVGSKRTKTDNSYLDNITADQKKADAIIAAAKAQGGKMSADTRQELSNIQADITANYVATLGKTKNASVRLRQALAGTFDSSSSKAQLQKYVNDVDDALNKNYRNTQKGMSKLNSLYKSGKISYRDYAKTKELYEDADRERTDKLIDSNIKLKRAQGESWDEIKNQLKTVGRDWGVTANQIDRAIDRVKKGHQSLGKYVIDTTGKMTKSTKKASDTWNSWVLDPKTGKVRTNLSEFLAQKSKSQKGWDQLHFVIKNAKLSTNSKMAIAEAVSANHRWSSLSWKEQQALIRSKGGKEVQQLMYIEGQWNNLDPKIQTLIATAKGKDEIVNSLSNIKNWNLLKPEQKQLIINEFSGFDKLRLELNNIKEWNSLSTKKQDAIMNIVKHGGSLEDELKKAQVWNSLPKSMQKEIRIVDNSSKRINSVKLALKTINSFTAKPKLEMNTTNAVDRITKFNTLLNDTSKKQPFVKVDAHTEDGLGKVERLNDTINSMTRTPKTSHVGITVSGKDKLDSAKNSQKQFNALPTLPKHNSMSVSGAGQVQDGTNKQKGFNGTSSSSKKNSMHTDGVGQVQDGTNKQKNFNGTRSSSKHNHMSASGRGEVADATSKQQAFRRQRGHTIQNTIRTVYETVKKFITGHKATGTAGAWRFKHFAYGTPNDGWEGGPVVVGDGHRQEVVYDPQVGLFKTPATDTVMDLSKGSVVWRSVEAFETAMEHAGINNYPKFAYGTASQDLVALANRLPDDMEQQLKTVNPQSSSLSGFNETQMQTNELIATLIEQNAMLVRLFKNLGMNVNIDGKQLAKAQVENNSSALNEFVKQTGMGFS, encoded by the coding sequence ATGGCAGATGAATTAGGTCACATATCTGCGGAGATCGCTCTTGATATTAATCCTTTCTTAACAAACCAACGTGTTCTTGAAACTCAAATAGGCAGAACTGGTAAGCTCCTGAATAATATGGAGAACAGCTTTAAAACAGCTGGTTCGAAGATTAGTGCTAATAATATTTTTAAAACTCAAGTAGCACAACTGAAAATGCTTGATAAGCAAATGTCTAATTATCAAAGACATATGTCAGAAGTGCAAAAAAGTATTGCTAATGGAAATAATACTGTAGCTAATCAACGTTCTCTTGCTTCTACTGCTACTCAATTGCAGAATGCGTCAATAAAATATGACCAACTTAGAATGTCTGCTGCACGTACTCTTCAAGAACAACGTGCTGCAAGTTCTGTTTTCGGTCAAGCGTCTGCAAGAATTGGAGACTATGGCAACAAGATAGAAGAAGCAGGTCAAAAAATTAAAGGTATGGGTAGCACCTTAGGTTCTGCTGTAATTGGAGCAGGATTATACAATGCTGCTAAAGCTGCAATGAGTTTTAAATCTGAAATTCAAGGTATTGGACCATTGCTTTCAGAAGATGGTCGAATTACTAGTCAGGTTACTCAACAGCTAAATCAAATGAGTGCAAGTTCACTTAGATGGTCTAAGCAATATGGTATTTCAACTCATGAAATCAATAATGCGATGACCGAACTTGTAAGACGTGGATTTACTGCTAACCAAACTCTAGGTTCAATGCCAGCTATTCTTAATGCTAGTCGTGCATCAGGTGAAAGCTTAGGCATTGTTATGCAGGCTACTGCTAGTTCAATTGAAATGTTTGGACTTAAGGCTAATACTGCTGCTGAACAAACTAAGAATACTACCCGAGTTACCGATGTTTTAACAGTTGCCGCTAATAAAACTGCTACTAGTTTTGCAGATATTGCTGCTGCAATGACTTATGTTGGTCCAACTGCTGCACAAGCTCATATGAGTATTGAACAGATTGCTGCTGCAATTGGTGCATTATCTAACAAGGGTATTGAAGCCTCTACTGCTGGTACTACTTTACGTCAGGTATTGAGTAAGTTAACTACTGATACCAAGACTAACCGTGCTAATATGCAAGCAATCGGTGTGGATATTGATGAGATTAAGAAAAAGGGAGTAGACCTTCCTAAGTTAATTGACCAAATCAATAACAAACTAAAAGATAAGACACCTACTGAAAAGATGGCTTTGCTAAACGCAGCGTTTGGTAAGCTTGGTCAAGGTGTTATGGCTTTGTTTGAAAAGTCAAATAAGAGTAGTAAATCAGCTGGTGATGAACTTCGTAACTTACAAGGCGAGCTTGAAAAAGCTGGCGGTACAACTAAACGTATTGCTGACCAGATGAATAATACTCCACAAGCTAAGTGGGAAAGATTTAAACAAACAATGCACGCCACATTAATTGAAATTGGTGGCAATATGCTTCCTGCTGTAACTGGATTGATGAAAAACATTCAGAACTTAGCTGAAGCATTTAGTCGTTTAGATCCAGCTACTCAATCAGCAATCGTTAAGTTCTTAGCTTTATATGCTGCAATTAAGCCATTAAGCGCTGTGGTCGGAGCGCCTATTGAAGGCATTGGTAAGCTTACCAATGGTTTTAAGAAATTATTTGATTTAGGTGCAAAATTAAAGGCTGGTTCTTTAACATCAGCACTTAAAGAAGTAGACAGTGCATTAGGTAAAGTAAGCGATGCTAAAGGTGCAGTTACTACTCTGCAAAGTGTGGGTAGTGCAGCAGAACATTCTGGGACTAAGTTCTTAGGCTTAGCTGGAAAGATAGAAAATACTGCTTCTAAGGGAGCAGAATTGGCAACAGCTATTCCTGGAACTGTTAGTGGTTTTACTGCATTAGGTACTGGAGCTACAGAGGCAACTACAGCGACAGCTACTTTAGGTTCAGCATTAGCAACCACTGCTATAGGTGTAGGTGCTGTAGCTGGAGTATTGGCAGTGGGATATGGAGCTTATAAACTTTATACGGGAGTAATTCAGCCTGCTATTGATAAAGAACGTGAACATGAATATGAATTGGCCACTTGGGGAGCAGTTGTTGGCAAAGAAACTTCTGAATCTGCTAATAAATTTAAGAATTTTTCTAGTCAGGCTACTCAAGCTATGGATAAAGCACAATCTAATGTTAAGCAAAATGCTGATTCAATAAAGAAGGCATTTGAGGGAATGGGCAATGAAGCCAAAAAGAATGCTAAAAAAATAGAAGACTCTATTGGATCAACAGCTAAATATTTAGGTGGCGATGCAGGAAAATACTTAAAAGGTGTTGGATCTAAAAGGACTAAAACTGATAATTCATATTTAGATAATATTACTGCTGACCAAAAGAAAGCTGATGCAATAATTGCTGCTGCAAAAGCACAAGGCGGGAAGATGTCAGCTGATACTCGTCAAGAATTGAGTAATATTCAAGCTGATATTACAGCTAATTACGTTGCTACATTAGGAAAGACAAAAAATGCTAGTGTGCGTCTTAGACAAGCACTTGCAGGAACTTTTGACAGCTCATCTTCAAAAGCACAATTACAAAAATATGTAAATGATGTTGATGATGCTTTAAATAAAAACTATAGAAATACTCAAAAAGGTATGTCTAAGCTAAATAGCTTATATAAAAGTGGAAAGATTAGTTATCGAGATTATGCGAAGACTAAGGAACTCTATGAAGACGCAGATAGAGAAAGAACCGATAAATTAATTGATTCTAATATCAAACTAAAAAGAGCCCAAGGTGAAAGCTGGGATGAAATTAAAAACCAACTTAAAACCGTCGGTCGTGATTGGGGAGTTACAGCTAATCAAATAGACCGTGCAATTGATAGAGTAAAAAAAGGTCATCAAAGTTTAGGAAAATATGTCATTGATACTACTGGTAAAATGACAAAATCAACTAAAAAAGCAAGTGACACATGGAATAGTTGGGTACTTGATCCTAAAACAGGAAAAGTAAGAACTAATTTATCTGAATTTTTAGCACAAAAGTCTAAAAGTCAAAAAGGATGGGATCAATTACATTTTGTAATTAAAAATGCCAAGCTTTCTACTAATTCTAAAATGGCTATTGCTGAAGCTGTTAGTGCAAACCATAGATGGAGTTCATTAAGTTGGAAAGAACAACAGGCTTTAATTCGCTCTAAAGGCGGTAAAGAAGTACAACAACTTATGTACATTGAGGGACAATGGAATAATTTAGATCCCAAAATTCAAACATTAATTGCTACTGCTAAAGGAAAAGATGAAATTGTAAATTCTTTAAGCAATATTAAGAATTGGAATTTGCTTAAACCTGAACAGAAGCAATTAATTATTAATGAATTTTCTGGTTTTGATAAACTGCGCCTTGAATTAAACAACATTAAAGAATGGAATTCTTTAAGTACCAAAAAGCAAGACGCAATAATGAATATTGTAAAACATGGAGGTAGCTTAGAAGATGAGTTAAAGAAGGCTCAAGTGTGGAATTCCCTTCCTAAAAGTATGCAAAAAGAGATTAGAATAGTTGATAACTCATCAAAAAGAATTAATAGCGTCAAATTAGCTCTTAAAACAATTAATTCATTTACCGCTAAGCCTAAGCTTGAAATGAATACGACTAATGCGGTTGATCGTATAACGAAGTTCAATACTTTATTGAATGATACTTCTAAGAAACAGCCATTTGTTAAAGTTGATGCACATACGGAAGATGGTCTGGGTAAGGTTGAAAGACTAAACGATACGATTAATTCAATGACACGCACGCCTAAAACATCTCATGTAGGAATTACTGTTTCAGGTAAGGATAAATTGGATTCTGCTAAGAATAGTCAAAAGCAATTTAATGCTTTACCTACCTTGCCAAAACATAACAGCATGTCTGTTAGCGGTGCTGGTCAAGTGCAGGACGGAACAAATAAACAAAAAGGCTTTAATGGTACATCATCATCTAGCAAAAAGAACTCTATGCATACTGATGGAGTAGGACAAGTACAAGATGGTACTAATAAGCAAAAGAATTTTAATGGCACAAGATCAAGTAGTAAGCATAATCATATGAGTGCTAGTGGTCGTGGTGAAGTAGCAGACGCTACTTCAAAACAACAAGCTTTCAGGAGACAGCGTGGTCATACTATTCAAAACACTATAAGAACCGTATATGAAACCGTAAAGAAATTTATTACTGGCCATAAAGCCACAGGAACAGCTGGAGCATGGAGATTTAAGCACTTTGCTTATGGAACTCCTAATGACGGCTGGGAAGGTGGTCCAGTAGTTGTAGGCGATGGTCATCGACAAGAAGTTGTATATGACCCCCAAGTAGGACTATTTAAAACTCCTGCTACTGATACTGTAATGGATTTATCTAAGGGGTCTGTTGTATGGCGTTCTGTAGAAGCGTTTGAGACAGCAATGGAACATGCAGGGATTAATAATTATCCGAAGTTTGCTTACGGAACTGCTAGTCAAGACTTAGTAGCATTAGCTAATAGATTGCCTGATGATATGGAGCAACAACTTAAAACAGTTAACCCACAATCGTCTAGCTTGAGTGGTTTTAATGAAACTCAAATGCAAACTAATGAACTAATTGCAACATTGATCGAACAGAATGCAATGCTAGTTCGATTATTTAAGAACTTAGGCATGAACGTAAACATTGATGGCAAACAGCTAGCAAAAGCACAGGTAGAAAATAATTCCAGTGCATTGAATGAATTTGTTAAGCAAACAGGAATGGG
- a CDS encoding head-tail connector protein, with protein sequence MADTTFDKQQFKDYLRINFDEDNAVIENLWRGAEEVICTQVSKTATPEKLSKYQMFTIAVRLLATHWYESKTTVPQTATVKANTAEIPYGVTRLIDIIYTRYVNDPEFNEDENSGNEKQDGQE encoded by the coding sequence ATGGCTGATACTACATTTGATAAACAACAATTTAAAGATTATTTACGTATCAATTTTGATGAAGATAATGCAGTTATTGAGAATCTGTGGAGGGGTGCAGAGGAAGTAATTTGTACTCAAGTTTCTAAAACTGCTACTCCAGAAAAGTTATCTAAATATCAAATGTTTACTATTGCAGTTCGATTATTAGCGACACATTGGTATGAGAGTAAAACAACTGTTCCACAGACTGCTACGGTTAAAGCAAATACTGCTGAAATTCCATACGGAGTTACTAGATTAATCGACATTATTTACACGAGGTACGTAAATGATCCTGAATTTAATGAAGACGAAAATTCAGGTAATGAAAAACAAGACGGTCAAGAATAA
- a CDS encoding major tail protein has protein sequence MADKKFVKIGAKNLRFAQLDDEGFIKGDILQLPGTTEIDVSVTSDNATINADDGPYMTLSSGISKTTAKVSNYFLTPEAKTMLLGTKYAKGMEFYGDDSLPNHVAMMFETQLQSNEAHPLYVGLLNGTFKFPDNKNKTKGSGAPDPSPEELEGEFVMQERGNNKIAEINGFTSDPDFDMATYESVVFPKDQASLDAALKKVFDATTPSGPTA, from the coding sequence ATGGCAGACAAGAAATTCGTGAAAATTGGTGCTAAGAACTTACGCTTTGCCCAATTAGACGATGAAGGATTTATTAAGGGCGATATCCTTCAATTACCAGGTACTACTGAAATTGATGTATCTGTTACTTCAGACAATGCAACTATTAATGCCGATGATGGTCCTTACATGACTTTATCATCTGGTATTTCTAAGACTACCGCTAAGGTAAGTAATTACTTCTTAACTCCTGAAGCTAAAACAATGCTTTTAGGAACTAAATATGCAAAGGGAATGGAATTCTACGGGGACGATTCATTACCAAACCACGTTGCTATGATGTTTGAAACACAATTGCAATCTAATGAAGCACACCCTCTCTATGTAGGTTTGTTAAATGGTACTTTTAAGTTCCCAGATAACAAGAACAAGACTAAGGGTTCTGGTGCTCCTGATCCTTCTCCTGAAGAACTCGAAGGAGAATTTGTAATGCAGGAACGTGGCAATAATAAAATTGCTGAAATTAATGGTTTCACTTCTGATCCAGATTTCGATATGGCAACGTATGAATCTGTGGTATTCCCTAAAGATCAAGCAAGTTTAGATGCAGCATTGAAGAAAGTTTTTGATGCAACTACACCTAGTGGACCTACTGCATAA
- the gpG gene encoding phage tail assembly chaperone G, whose translation MKETIKLYEDGEYKTYERDMAKIPLTVEDWMNANELDVAQHNYSMKTTSDKPMKAKDAQDLVKADVKFVVNYFRNQFTLDQAMKGIAPKVMVEEFNKWYSQSAGALDIGNEKGDQKK comes from the coding sequence ATGAAAGAAACAATTAAGTTATATGAAGATGGCGAATACAAAACCTACGAACGAGATATGGCTAAGATCCCTTTAACTGTAGAAGATTGGATGAACGCTAATGAATTAGATGTTGCCCAACATAACTATTCAATGAAAACAACTAGCGATAAGCCGATGAAAGCCAAAGATGCACAAGACTTAGTTAAAGCTGATGTAAAGTTTGTAGTTAATTACTTTAGAAATCAATTTACACTTGACCAAGCAATGAAAGGTATTGCACCTAAGGTAATGGTTGAAGAATTTAATAAATGGTATAGCCAATCAGCTGGTGCATTAGACATTGGTAATGAAAAAGGTGACCAAAAAAAATAA
- a CDS encoding HK97 family phage prohead protease gives MPKVDQETRKIQGTAVVFNQRSEDLGGFIEEIEPSAFDSVDTSDVVLLYNHNTGDVLARTSANTLLLNIDGSGVHFEAEIPKTTLGNDTMTNLENRNVQGMSFGFTIADDDWQEQPDGSLLHIVRKIGKLYELSLTPFPAYKETDVAVSQRSMKNFLDKRNELEADKEWLKLQKDLNIKEI, from the coding sequence ATGCCGAAAGTGGATCAGGAGACAAGAAAGATTCAAGGAACGGCAGTGGTATTCAACCAAAGAAGTGAGGACTTAGGTGGTTTTATTGAAGAAATTGAACCTAGTGCTTTCGATAGTGTGGATACATCAGATGTGGTTCTACTTTACAACCACAATACGGGAGATGTGCTAGCTAGAACTAGTGCTAATACTTTATTACTCAATATAGATGGTTCTGGAGTCCATTTTGAAGCTGAAATTCCTAAAACTACTTTAGGTAATGACACAATGACTAACTTAGAAAATCGTAATGTTCAAGGGATGAGTTTTGGTTTCACAATTGCTGACGATGATTGGCAAGAACAGCCAGATGGTTCACTACTGCATATTGTGAGAAAGATTGGAAAACTCTATGAGTTATCATTAACTCCTTTTCCTGCCTATAAAGAAACTGATGTGGCTGTTTCTCAACGCTCAATGAAAAACTTTTTAGATAAAAGAAATGAATTAGAAGCCGATAAAGAATGGCTTAAATTACAAAAAGACTTAAATATCAAGGAGATTTAA